The Pan paniscus chromosome 2, NHGRI_mPanPan1-v2.0_pri, whole genome shotgun sequence genome contains the following window.
TCTTTGAGTCTTCTTGCTGAGGCCCCCTCAGCTGTGGAGCTGAGATAAACCTTCCCATTGTGGCTTGTCTGGATTCCTGTTCCAAAGAAACCATGAGAgactttgtatattttatatgcattcatattttatttactttttcttttttgagacagagctactgtgttgcccaggctgcagtgcagtggtgcaatctcggctcgctgcaacctccgcctcccgggttcaagttattctccctgcctcagcctcccaagtagctggaattacaggcacgcaccaccatgcctggctaatttttgtattttttagtagagacagggttttgccatgttggtcaggctggtctggaactcctgacctcaggcgatccgcccgcctccacctcccaaagtgctgggattacaggtgtgagccaccacacctggcccctatCCTATTCTTATCACTTGAGTATATCACAAATAACCTTTCCTTGTCAATAGGTGCCTTagtacagcatttttttttctttttttgaagacaggttctggctctgtcccccaggctggagtgcagtagcccgatctcttgctcactgcagcctccacatcctgggtcttaagtgatcctcccacctcagcctcccaagtaggtggagcTATAAGCACATCCAGctaacttgtattttttgtagagacggggtttcaccatgttgttcaggctggtcttgaactcctaggctcaagtgatccacctgcctcagcctcccaaagtgctgggattacaggcgtgagccaccacacctggccaaaactttttttttttttgtagacatggaatctcactatgttgcccaggctggtctccaactcctgggctcaagcgatcctctcaccttggcttcccaaagtgctgggattacaggcttgagccaccatgccctgccacccagtatgatttatttcattttttttggtaaagtgaaagcaagtttattagagaagtaaagaaacaaaggaggccaggagcagtggctcacgcctgtaatcccagcactttgggaggccgaggtgggcggatcaaggggtcaagagatccagaccatcctggccaacatggtgaaaccttgtctctactaaaaatacaaaaattaccatcctggctaacacggtgaaaccccgtctccactaaaaatacaaaaaaaattaggcgtggtggcgggcgtctgtagtcccagctactcgggaagctgaggcaggagaatggcgtgaacccgggaggcggagcttgcagtgagcctagatcgcgccactgcactccagcctgggcaacagagagagactccgtcaaaaaaaaaaaaaaaaaaaaaaaaattagctgggcgcggtggtgcgcgcctgtagtcccagctactcgggagactgaggcaggagaatcacttgaacccaggaagcggaggttgaagtgagccgagatagcggctctctcactgcactccagcctgggcgacagagcgagactccgtctcaaaaaaaaaaaaaaaaaaaagtaattgctactccataggcagagcagtccacccgacaagttttttttttgttgttgttgtttgagacagagtctcgctctgtcgcccaggctggagtgcagtggcgcgatctctgctcgctgcaacctccgcctgccgagttcaagcaattctcctgcctcagcctcccgagtagctgggactacaggcgcccaccatcacgcccggcaaattttgtaaatttttagtagagacagggtttcaccatgctggtcaggctagtctcgaattcctgacctcgtaatctgccggctccggcctcccaacgtgctgggattacaggcgtgagccacggtgcccggccacgCGGCATGATTTTTAATGGCTTTCTACATTGTAtggtttgttattgttgttgtgagacagggtctccttctatCACCgatgctggactgcagtggtgcgatctcggcgctctgcagcctcgacctcctcggctcaagcgatcctatatcatcacctcagccccctgagtagctgggacgcacaggtgtgtgccacctcgcccagctaatttttaatttttttgtagaaaggaggggggtctcactacatcaaattcttgggctcaagcgatcctcccacctcggcttcccaaagtgcagggattacaggcatgagccacagcgacCAGCCAGCACAGGTgtctttatttgtttaattttttattttattttattatattttattttgagacggagtctcgctctgtcgcccaggctggagtgcagtggcgccatctcggctcactgcaagctccgcctcccgggttcacgccattctcctgcctcagcctcccgagtagctgggactacaggcgaccgccaccacgtccggctaatttttttgtacttttagtacagacggggtttcaccgtgttagccaggatggtctcgatctcctgacctcgtgatccactcgcctcggcctcccaaagtgctgggattacaggcttgagccaccgcgcccggcctgcacaGGTGTCTTGAATATGTATATACGCGACTCCAGTATGGCTGGAAATGATTTGATTTGTTGTCTATGGAATTGCACAACTTGGAGCCTTCCTAACATCAGCGGCTTCATACTGGCATTTCCATTGTGGTGCAGCAACAATCTGAGTGAGCCTCCGTCTCTAGCCACACCATTTGACAACCGGTCCCAGAAGGTAACTGGAAGTCATGATGACAACTCCTATACTGTGAAAAGAAACTGCAAGCAAGGCAGTTAAGATGCAATCTTGCACGGTGACCGTAAGTCGGAGAACTGCGCGGCGAACGAGGCCTCGGCAGGGGAAGCGAAAGCCTGGTGTGGTTGCGGCTCTGGGGCCACCCTGCGACCGCCTCGGGGTGTAGGCAGAAATTCCCGGCCCAGCTCCCCTCTGACTAGATAGCCGCCGAGAAACAATGGTTATCTGCTCCACTGACGCCAGGATGTCTTCTCCGTGCCCGATCCCGGAGTACAAACAGTGAAATGAGAAGCCGGTGAGAAACGCGCTGGTTAAAAACATCTCGACGGGAGACGCTGGTAGGCGAATAGTGGCTCCAGACGCGGTCGGCGCCTGCCGTACCCTGGTCAGACTCTGGGTCAGAGCGCTAAGTTTCAAGGAGGCGGCGCTAAACAGGCCCTCTAGCCGGGAGCCTGTCGCGACCCGAGCGACCGTGGGTCGACCCCGATCCGGAAGTGACGTAACGGCGCCAAGCACTTCCGGAGCTGTGGGGACGACTCTTCTGGAGGAAGCAGCGCGGGCTTGACCGGCGTCGGCCCGCCGCCTCCGCTGCCGCTTCGCCCCAATCCGGTCCCTCTGACCCGGCCTGACCCGGTCTGGCTTGTTCGGGCTCAGCGGCCGCGAGGCCGCAGCTCCCGGTAAGTGCGCGGCGCACGTCACGGCCTTGTTTACCTTGGCGGGCCGCTGGGGGGGCCTCTCCGCGCGCCTCCCTGGCCGGGCCGGGACTCCGCCTTCGCCGTCGCCCGGGAGGCCCGGGCGCTCCCCGTCGCCGGTACGTTGTCCGAGCATTACCCGCCGTAGCGGCCGGGCGACCAGCGTGTGTCTGCCTTTTTTCCTCCCGCCGCCTTCTCAGCTCTCGGAAAGGTCAGAGGCCACCGCCTCTGACCAACCGGCGCCGGCACATCTAGGCCCTCTCTCCCTGTCTGGCGCGGCGGGGAAACGCGCCGCCTCGGGGCTCACCACTCGAGTCATCTTTGGGAGCTCTCGCAGCGCTGCCCGCGCGGTTTAACGCCCGCCTGTGGAGGGTATCCCCAGCTCGCGGGCTCCGCGTCCGCGCGAATATCCCGGAGCCCGCGGCGCCTCTAGGGATGTGCGGCCCCGGAGCTGTGCCGCCGCCTCGCCAGAAGCTGGTTGGGCAGCCGCGTTCTTGGATGACTTCTCCTTAGTACTGTTCATTGCCAGGTCCCATAGAACTTTCTGTCATAGCGACATGTTCTTTACCTTTGCTGTTCAGCATGGTAGCTACTAGCCACACGTGGCCGTTAAGCATTTGACCTGTAGGCTAGTGCACCtgagaaactaaattttaaattttacttactttttaagTGTAATTAAAtttaaccacatgtggctagtggtcaCCGTATTAGAAAAGACAGATACAAAGTGTAGGATTTTGAAACGAAATTGCTGATTTCTAGTTTTGTGCCAAGTCGTTTTTCTTCGGAGGTGTAGTTAGTAAATGACCTGAATTCAGCGCTAGTGATCATATCTGGAGTAAACGTCTTCAGACTCACTAAAACTTACGTGTTCTGTGCGTGGTGGGCAAGCCCCGGATGGTTGGTTGTTAGGTCCCCTGAACATGTGACTTTGGCtctggaggaattttttttttttttttttttttttggtgggcgGGACAAAGttgctgtcaccaggctggagtgcagtggcggcgatcacagctaactgcagccccgactttctgggctcaagtgatcctcctttcttagcctcctaagtagctgggaccacaggcacgtaccaccacacctggctaatttgtaaaattttttgtggatacGTGATCTTAATaggttgcctaagctggtcttgaactgctgggctcaagcgatcctcccagtttgacctcctaaagtgctgggattacaggcgtgagccactgtgcatgacctttaaaaaattttttttagagacagggcctcactttgtcacccaggctggttggagggcagtggcgtgatcgtggctcactgcaatctcctggactcaaataatcctcctcactttgggaggccgaggcgggcggatcacgaggtcgggagatcgagaccatcctggctaacacggtgaaaccccatctctactaaaaatacaaaaaattagccaggcgtggtggcgggcgcctgtagtccagtgagccgagatcgcgccactgcactccagcaagactctcaaaaaaaaaaaaaaaaaaaaagaaatattgtccCCTTGGAACAAGATcagcactttttctttctttcatttatttatttatttttatttatgagtcccgctctgtcgctcaggctggagtgcagtggcgcgatctcggctcactgcagcctccgcctcctgggttcaagcgattctcctgcctcagcctcctgagtagctggaattataggcgcatgctaccacgcccagctaatttttgtatttttagtagagacaggatttcatcatgttgattaggctggtctcgaactcttgaccttgtgatctgccaccttagcctcccaaagtgttgggatcacaggcgtgagccatcgtgcccggcccacTTTTTCAAGTAGAATTTGGATATTTAACTTTGAgatgattaaaaattaaattttcatttaaatctgCACCTAGAACATTTAGTATGAAATggagttctctctcttttttttttggaggagccTGGAGTTTTCCCCACCTATATATTTGGTTGGTGAGAAGCCTGtgggcaatttctttttttttttttttgacacggagtctcactgtgttgcccaggctggagtgcagtggtgcagtctcggtt
Protein-coding sequences here:
- the LOC103786080 gene encoding uncharacterized protein ARIH2OS, giving the protein MLGQRTGDGERPGLPGDGEGGVPARPGRRAERPPQRPAKVNKAVTCAAHLPGAAASRPLSPNKPDRVRPGQRDRIGAKRQRRRRADAGQARAASSRRVVPTAPEVLGAVTSLPDRGRPTVARVATGSRLEGLFSAASLKLSALTQSLTRVRQAPTASGATIRLPASPVEMFLTSAFLTGFSFHCLYSGIGHGEDILASVEQITIVSRRLSSQRGAGPGISAYTPRRSQGGPRAATTPGFRFPCRGLVRRAVLRLTVTVQDCILTALLAVSFHSIGVVIMTSSYLLGPVVKWCG